A single region of the Candidatus Kryptoniota bacterium genome encodes:
- the pth gene encoding aminoacyl-tRNA hydrolase: protein MIVGLGNVGSEFEGTRHNLGFMVVDEVSSKLKTKFRPGKGDYYYFEAHHAGEDLVFVKPTTFMNNSGVAVVEAAERYGVGIADLLVAYDDFNLPLGTLRIRRGGSDGGHNGVSSIIYQLNDDGFPRLRCGIGTEEVVPGRDMAEFVLSRFEGNEIPEVEKMIASASDAVFVFINEGIVPAMNRFN, encoded by the coding sequence ATGATAGTCGGTTTGGGAAATGTAGGCTCCGAATTCGAGGGGACAAGGCACAATCTCGGTTTCATGGTTGTAGACGAAGTCTCGTCGAAACTGAAGACGAAGTTCCGTCCGGGGAAGGGCGATTACTACTATTTCGAAGCGCATCATGCGGGAGAAGATCTGGTTTTCGTCAAACCAACCACGTTCATGAACAACAGCGGCGTTGCTGTCGTGGAAGCTGCAGAACGATACGGCGTCGGCATCGCCGATTTGCTCGTTGCGTATGACGATTTCAATCTCCCGCTCGGCACTCTCCGCATTCGGCGAGGAGGAAGCGACGGCGGACATAACGGAGTATCTTCCATTATATATCAGTTGAACGATGACGGTTTCCCACGCCTCAGGTGCGGAATCGGAACAGAAGAAGTTGTGCCGGGGAGAGATATGGCCGAGTTCGTTCTTTCGAGGTTCGAGGGAAACGAAATCCCGGAAGTTGAGAAGATGATCGCCAGCGCGTCGGATGCTGTTTTCGTTTTCATCAACGAGGGAATCGTCCCCGCAATGAACAGGTTTAATTGA